attactaattttataatcaatatgtcactttttttattacagttgaaatcaaatatttttctctaaaattaaagaatttttttctcttcactctcgttgtttctatttctctcaTTCTTTAACCACTCTATCtctcttatatatcattatctatgaatattataaatttgacaatcaaaatgtATAACATgatattttctaattaaaattgaaattaaattatagcTAGCTATATTATATTACCGATTTAACAACCAAAATCTATCACATGACACActtttattaaagttttaatgaaatatttttttctaaaattaataaacttccTTATTCCATCATCTTTTCTACCTCTCTTCCTttctctatttctttttctttattgttccactctatatataacttataatttatatttatattattaattcaaataaatttataaaattataaaaaatatattaaattataattaaatataatttaaatttataattattaatataatttttttatgttaatatctAACTACtctttcattatatttttatatttatataaaaaatttatttttatgtaacaaacataaaaattaattatttttatatacaacgaatttaacacctaatcaaatataagtatatgcaataaattattttaattttaggtaataaatattaaaaaaaattttaataaaaagttaaattcttttttatataagtaataactaaaaaatttattatttaatttttttatttacgaaaactctaatttttttaattaataagaacTTTTGTcctttacaatttttttataaaagtaatttgatttataaatttttttgtaataatttataATGTTCTCGTAATAACATTACGGACAAAAATAttagatattatttatttatatgatacCTTAATAATACAACGACAATAACAAAACCTTGTTCCACTAAGTGGAGTCGGCTGCATGGATCAAATGGCAACGCTATTGAGctctatcatgtatcatgttTACAGAGAAATCGTTTATATATAGATCTCATTTGACCACTTCATGAATAGTCTTTTTAggtcttcttctctctttcatGAATAGTCTTTTTAGGTCTCTTTTTAggtcttcttctctctttttaggtcttcttctctctttcacCTCTTGTACGGCTTCTATCTCATCCACTTGGGTATGACCACTCATTCATTtgaacatcttcatctctgtcaCACTTAACTTATTCGTGCTCTCCTTTGGCCGCCTAACACTCTATATAGCCGGTTTGATAGCattgcgatagaatttacctttaaattttaaaggcaTTTTTTATCACATATAAAACCAAACACACTCCATTATTTTGACCaaatcctatgatttacatttttttcaatttctccATTATCCTATATGATGcatttaaaatacttaaaactttttttttataggatgtttgatgttttctccaattttcacctttgttttagaatttttcttcaaattttaaGTCTCCACATTAATTATAATCCGATCTTTTACTCTCTTTCTTTCCAAAATCTTCCATAAAACTTCTTTGGCATCTTatcattttttcataaataaatactatatataaatcccttttaattttaatggtaGATCTGGCATAAACCCAAATTAGTAAATATTAACAAAGTATTTTTTCCAAATTAGTAAATACTAACAAAGTATTCTTTCTCTATTCATACATATtctttaactttaaaatttcattaaaacgCTTACTTAACCAATTTcattatttaaaactaaaactTCAACAAATAATTCCTCCTCGTTGGTCCAATAATACAAGTcgtccttttcaaaattatattttgaaattaaaaaaaaaaaagaaactgcAAGTTATGAGTCATGACCTTAACACACCACCTGTCTACAACCGGTAGCCAGCTGTTGGTTCCTCACAAAGGGCAGTGCTGCTCACGAGAGTCTCTCCAAAAGCCAACCAACACCATTAACATaacttattttcttctccattctTGATTCTTCTACGCAATTATACCATGTTATCTTACACCCTCTCTCACAGGATCAGAGACTGGGTTGGGATGCGTGTGGAAGTGGTTTAGAAAACTTGAAACGTAGAAATCATTATGTTATAGTATACACAATTAAATATTACTAAACTTGTTGtaattaatttatctataaataaaaattgatttttattcgTCATTACTTCCTGTGTATGAGTTTCTTCCTCAACAATTAACCAACTCCaataatattaaagaaaaaaaattcaaacttatctcatttaaaatttattaattctaacacactaaataaaataaatttgagcggtttttaattaatttcttttgttaacAAATATTTCCTTAACTAACCTCACCAATAGTGACGAAAATAatattcttcattttcacactcACAAGTCACAAGCCTTAATTGCCAAGCAagaattagaattagaattCGAACGCGGATACACGTCTTCGTTACTTTGCTTCCAAAGCTAGTTTCGAACTTTGAATTCTATTTCTACTGTTGAATAAGGAACACGAGCACCAAACCTCACAGCTAGAGTATTGGGTGATGATTTCGGATTTTGTTCTGGAAGGATCGATCcatgtataataataataataatatatttgcaTTAATTGACGAGTTAGAAAATGGAGATTACAAAATTCCAAGTACTTAAGGagcaataaattaataataattacatGATGAAATAGTGATAGATGAGAGATTGTGTATCTAGTCTCAGCTAGGATGCATGATGGATGAGATCAGAAGTTGCAGCCGCAGCAGAGGTAGAAGAAGGAGAGGGTGAGAACGAGGAGTACAGCCTCAAATGCAGAGACGAGCCTGAAAACGACGCCGTCCACTAAGGAGACGCGGATTGTGGAGAGGCTCTTCCACTTGAAGGCGGAGGAGAAGAGATACTTGAGCCTGAAATTCCACGAGGAAGAAAGCCTTTTCTTGTTCTTGAAGAACCATGACGACGACGATGACGATCCCTTCTTGCTGCTAATTCCCACCACCATCTTAGTTACGtttctttctttgatttgtGTATGACAGAGAGTTTGTTATTATATAGTGAAAGGAAAGCTAAGGAACCTTCCTGGCCACTTTCTTTTTTATAGTTGGGTTTtggtgagagagagaaagagaaagagaaaggaagcgGAGGTTGTAACTACTTTGTATAAAGCTAATAAGGAATGTATCGTGTGAGAGTGGGAGGAGAAGTGGAAGGAATAAATGGAAAAAACTGCTCCGCGTTTTGATGGAGTCAATGTCTATTGTCTAAGGGGCCTCCGCCGTCTATGCTCCACTAATATTATTACGTGCCACTTGGACTCTCCCGCTCCCTCTTATGTGTCaaaatacatctttaaaaaCAATATTAgatatacaataaaattaattattaatataaaatatatattaaaaataaattaaattatatatatttatatacaaatatataatatttaatttaatgattGCTTTTTGGACTATTTCTTCAGTATGAAAAAATTATGGTGTACTGCAATGAAATGGATGTGTGTTAAAATTTTTCGTTGTTTTGGTGTCAGTCCAAATCGCAACCTGCgttttactttttcattttgttttttatttgttgtttgtGAAAATAATCAAATGCAGCTTCTGTCTTAAtagttttagatttttcaattttttgttttatttttagtcAAAACGCAGCCTGCATTTATAAAATGGAcaatatttaacttttttttgaaactaaaaaacaCAGCTTGCATTTTAAattgttagaaaattattttcgaaagcTTCAAAACGCAGGTTGCGTTTTGcatagaaaataatattttaaacgaGAGCCTTACTATAAATACGAAACGCAATTTCATAGGTGATGCCCGTACTACTGTGTGTACCACTGTAGTACACCGGGAGAGGATAAAAGTCGACAATCCCaaattatatctaatattaTTCGCTgcatgaaaacaaaaatatttaatttaattttatatttgatattttagaaATGTATAATGATGCGTTACTTTATAGTTtggtttttattgtgttttattatgagttataatttaattttatttgtttttattttaagtttgtaATGGACAATTTTAATAGTCATTATTTTAACTTAATGATCAACGATCATAATATCAATTCTATTTATCAATTTTATGTCTatataaagatatttatttCTAGATCAAAAAGATAATACATGCTAAGTTTTATTTCatgtcttacattctatattcatataatttttataaatacacAGACATATGATCTTACCTTTTAtattcataatattattataaaaaaatggacATAATAAATTCTATATCTCTTAAACATTTACAAACTTACTTAAGTATCAgaatatcttttataaatataacGTCTGAATTATTTTTACtccataaaaaaaaacatattacaACAATAACACAAAAAATGAGTTATATGTTAGAAGTTCATCCACACaataacatttattttatagatCAGAATAATTATTGCCTTTCATGGTCACCCTGTTTTTTTCTCGGGGCCAAGGAAGAAAATTCAGTCTTGGCGAGTCGCAAAGGGgggcagagagagagagagtatagTTTGTACTCAATATAATAAGCTTAATAAACTGTATCAAATAATCAAAAGTCAACGGTCACCAAAATGGACAATATCTTAATCATAGACGTAGTCAACTGTCAACGACATCCTCGGCAAGCCTTTTCTTTGAATTTACATATTGGGAGAATACTTTATTTCTCAAAGTGCCTTGATGCCATTTAAATCACAATAGTTAGTATAATAGATTTCAAAGACACACAACTTCTTAGGGGAAAAAATGAAATGGCTTTACAAGTTGTATCGATGTATCCAGTTATACTgaaagaaatgaacaaataacGTCATTCATGCATTGATCATTATTTATTGTCAGTATAATCCATATCTTTatccatatattttttaatatttttattggataATCTTTATCTAATTTTACTTTAATTAGTTCATATAATAATCACATATATACGGCTCAcgttttaaaaaatacaatgtTGTATTCATATACCAGTCATAGTTTAATAATAATACAGATGCATTCTAAAAATAAATGTTTATATCttcttatataaaatatataactaacactagattaaaaaaaattaaacaatccataatatattatctttttattaattaaattattataatttaaattaattttaaaaaattaatttaaaattttaattttaattttgtaggACAATCACACAAAAATGAAAGAGAGAATTGACAAGTATATAAAAGAAAAGTggcttttttattaaaataaataaagaaaaaacattAATTCCTGAAATACGCATGCACAaaactaatttctaaaatacGCAGCTCCATCTCGCGCATATCACCCACGAAATGGGTTTGGCcactaattcaaaaaaatcatccACAAAATAGAGATACTGACCGACAAAAGAGGCGTGAAGTCAAACTCAAGTATGGCATCCACGAGATGGGACATATCAATGGCGGCGGAAGCGAAATGGCCATGTCACCTACAGCGCCCACGAATTGGGCCAAACCGTGTCTAACACACGCGAAATGGAGCATCTCCTATGCGACGTTCACGAAATGCCGATATCAATGGCAGCAGCAACAAAATGGTATGGGTTTCAGGTGAAGGCTGTAAATTTTCACTGAGTATGCATTGGGTGCATGGGAGGCATGGTTGAAGTTGATGAATTGGTGTGTATATAAAAGGAAGACAGATAGGGGACCAAGTGCTTCATGCATTGAGAAATAGTGGAAAAGAGGGTTAAAAATTGTAAACCGTGGCGgttgagataaaaaaaaagtgttttggATAATATTTTAGTATTGTGAATTTGAATAGAAAAGTGTAACATGGGCGATGGAGGTGGTATTAACGTGgaagaaaattttaattggtTAGATGAAGTTCACATTGCCGCGCATTTAATTCATAAGGTTAGTTTCAGTGATCATGTGTGGTTAATTttgttatggaaaagtatatggaaccaaGAAGTTATCAgtaaaaaactaaacaaaaccacattaatttatattaataattaattttaaattttttaaattcaaaatttaaaaaatttaaaattaattaagtaaacctaattaaaacctataaaagccttctttttctctctcacaTTAACCTACCTACCTCCAACAATCACAGACACAGATCTCTCTCTCACCAATGCTGCTGTGCTTCGTGGTGATGGGTGGGTTTGATTCTTATGCTTCTGTTAACAATGCCATGGTCACGAGTTATAACAAGGAAGGATTCTTGTGTGAGGCGAAAAGACTGTTTCATGAGATGGGGCTTGGTGGGAGGGATGGGGTTTCTCGGAACTCGATGATTGTGGTGTGCGGGAAACACCGCGAGGTATCGGAGGCGCTAACACTGTTCTGTGAGATGGTTATGATGGGATTGGAGGTTGACATGTTCACTATGGCTAGTGTTTTGACTGCCTTTACTTCCCTCAAGGATTTGGCAGGGGGATGCAGTTTCATGCTAAGATGATTAAGAGTGGGTTCCATAGGAATTCTCATGTAGGAAATGGTTTGATTGACTTGTACTCGAAGTGTGCAGGGGACATGTTAGAGTGCAGGATGGTGGATGATGGAGTTCCTATTTTGTATTCAACACACATGTTTGTAATTAGGGGTTTGTTGCAGATGTTGCTCTCTGTGTTTTGGGATATTAGGTGCCGTTTTGATTATTAAAGAGACTGCAAACTACATAATTacagaattataaaaaaaacattcatttaaaatgaaaaaaaatcataatacttaacaaaagaaacatccaattatattttagcaaaaataattaaatatctataaaattttaaaaaatataaaattcttaaagaaatagagacattcacatttgcaatacaaaaaattcgaaaaatatataaaagaacatccatttagtatgaaaaagaaacactttaatacttagcagaagaaacatccatatatatattaactcgtagagaTTTTGGATTCAACCAAAAGTATTTGGCTGATTTTTTGCTAATACCCTTTTTgttccctagcattgctcttttGTTATTAGTTTCtatcattatttaatatttgctAGTGTAAATTTAAGTGTGCTCTTCCTGTTTCGATATTGCAGCCCGCACGTGTTCTGACGCCGCATGGCACACTTATTGATGTTTTCACGTCAAAACCAGTGGATCCAAGCATGGATCTGAGGCGACAGAGACTTGAACCATATTTACGACGAGCAGGATTCTATTATACGTCATTAATAAAGCGCTTTGAGTATGACAATCTGTTGATAAGTGGATTTGTTGAACGATGGCGACCCGAGACGCACACATTTTACCATGTGTACTATAACGCTAGAGGATGTGGCAATGTAGTTAGGGTTATCCATTGATGGCGAGCCTGTTAGTGGTACTCTAAGGTAATGGAGCAAGTTTCACCAAAGAGATATATGACAATGGTGCCAAGAGTTACTTGGTGATGTTCCACCCGAACATGTAGGGACAATGAAGTACAACATAAGGTTGAAGTGGATCAGAACTCGTCTTCAACAGATGTCGCTTGACGTACCAGACGATATCCTGATTCAGTATGTCCGTTGTTACATTTTGTATTTGTTGGGTGGCGTGCTACTACCGGACAAGGCCAACAACACGATCCACATTCGCTACCTACCTTTGCTGGCCGATTTTGATGCCAACAGCACTTATAGTTGGGGTAGCGCTTGACTTTGTTAGCCATGTGCTTGGCAACAGATTACACCGTCGAAGGTATGGCTGGCTGTCATACGTTGTTGATGTCGTGGAGACACACACACAGCTCCAACGAGTAGATACTTCCAATGCTCCGATGATAAGAAAACATTGTTGGTCAGatttaatctgtattttctgatATGAAAACGAGTTGGCAACTGCAACTGGCATTCTGTAAGTCAACTTCGTGATTTTCTTCTTTCCGACCAGACCGGTATTCATGAGGATCACATTCTTTAGCTCTTCCAACGACATCTGCGGCGGGATCATTATCCACAGTGGATCATCGCAAATAAACGTAACACTTTCAGATGTAAGAGAAATTTCTCCATTAAGATATACGATAACGTACACATTTTTAGTAGCCATAGACACAACAAAAGACCAACTACAGTATTTTACAAAGAAGGGAAAGACATGGAGACAGGAGAGAGTTGTTGGAGATGAATTTTTCCGTGGCACAACAAAAATTTCCAACCATGGTTGCAAACTGCTTGCCACAGTTCTTTATATAGCGAATTCTGGACTTCATTTCGTGTGGAGTACAACTGTTTTGATTTCTTTTCGCGTTTGGTCCGCTAGAATTGTGCATCTGGTTCCAATTCGCGTGTACCACCATGGTAATGAACCAATTCGTGGACACTGGGCATGAAATGCCCATTTCGTGGGCGCTGTCCATGCAATAGAACACTAGCCCATTTTGTGGGCGCCATACCTAAAGTAAAGTGTATATCCACTTTGTGGGTAATGGCCATGAGATGGAGCTGCGCATTTTAGAGAATAATTATAGCCATGCGTATTTAGAGAATTaatgttttttctttatttatttcaataaaaaagccAAAGAAAAGTTGTTGGACTGTTGATGtaattaatattcaaataaaaaaggcCAAAGTGAAAAAATGCGTACTTATTTAATTAGGATTAATCTCTACATACAAGTATTTTGTATTTACAAGCTTTACAAGTCTGAACGAAACCCACCCGTTAAACGCGCTGCTTGTTACGTGcctttttaatagaattttaaatcaattcaaatcaattaacgcgcaaatatataacttccattttttaaaagatttcatttcttttttcgagtttcttgccaaatttgttgGATCTCCTTCATGCGTTCTCTCTTTGCTtcgttttttttcgattttcatagtttatgaaatcaagctttgaaatcgttttgaagataatggaacttcagaaatacacccaaacaattacataaatacacccaaacgattacagaaatataccCAAATAGTTACAGAAATCCagccaaaggatttaagaaatacacccaaaacaggggggagacagtatatttcttcttgaaatcttttaatgttttaCTGGTTAAGGATGAGACACATGACAGAGACAATCTAGAAGAAAAActtagaagaacagtaaaacagtaccttgaataatatttattccttttttctagtgatttgtatcttttcttcttgatttcttctactcttctcgAGGAGTTGGAACGTTTCTGCAGAATCGTAGTAGTTTGTTTTAAATGTCCCTTGAATCTTGATGGTTTgcgttttgattgaggaagaagaggaagagtgaaCGTGCTTGTGGAAGGGGCGCGTGTTTTTTTCTTGATGGTTTgcattttgattgaggaagaagacgaagaaTAAACGTGTTGTTGAAGGAGCGCGTGTTTTTTTGTTGGACTTGGAGCAACTTGTATAGCTTGTAAGACAAAAAGGTTTGTATGTGTAGCAAGCCTCATTTAATTATCATGGGTTCATAGTCCCTTATTTCTAACCAACTTGGATTGGTCGAGTGGTCAactcactcgtccgcttaagcaagtgtcgggagtTCGAACCTTACCTTATGCATGCAGCAACCAATTGGCCAACGGTAGACCCTTAAATGAAGCTCAAAtccgcgacggattagtccttaacctgTCGAGTTGGGAATACCGTttgggtaaacaaaaaaaaagtcccTTGTTTCTAGAAGGAATTTTATaatcttttgatttaaaattaagatatcaTACTATACATCAGTAAACATTAGTaaagttataaaataaaagattaattagtataaaatttataaatttttttaaagatataaaaatcGAATCGGTCGTTAAACTAATAGAATGattgatttaataattttatagtcTAAGATTAAATCATGACTGaatcggtttaattaaatatataataaaattattttaataatttaatatacaaaaattcaaaataaaaagttcaacaataatttttaataatcacaTAATCAATAACTTCTAATAAGAGCATCATTTACATTTcacataaaaaattgaaaagtagAGATTTTCAAACCAAAAAGCAAATAATCATAACACAAAATAAAGTTTAGCTCAATTACAAATTTCTAAACCTGCTAAATATAAAAGAGCCAAAGCACgcataattatatttaatttttaaaattttaatcaattaatCAGCAACATAGTTCTGACTTGTGAATATTTAAACTAAACTGAATTGAATCTAATTACAAATTCAGAATCTATACTAAATTGAATTTAGAATCACATCAacattcaacaaattaaataaattagaattttgaaaattaattgaaaaaaaaaaaaagatgaaactgAAGAAGCATTGACTTACTAAAAAGATGGTCAGAGATGAACGACAACGACAGAATAAGTTCCAAGAGTGTGAGATAGAATTAGCTAAAAtcagaagagaagagaaatggCGATAACAAAAAACTACGAAGAGCATAGAAGCAGAAATGAAGTACGGTgaggagaagagaaagagcGATGAAAAATTGTGAGGACCGAAAAAGCAGCGATGACTCACAGCGAAAAGTAGAATAACGACAATCCACAGAAAGAAGCGAAGCAGCGGGAAATTTGAAGATGAATGGTGTCTGCTGGCTAGGTTCCAAGAAAGTTTAGGGTTGGGTACTTGGGTTTGAGTCAGAGAGAAAGGGCGGGGGATGAACAATGGGTCATGGGTGTATTCAGTAtatctgttttttatttttctaaaaaataaaaatataaatttaaaaataaatttatttatttaaaaataagtttatttatttatttattttaattaatttataattttatttttgttgttattttattgttagtttttaatatgaatttaattttaatgcattgacaatataaaatattttatacccATCACATATGTTTTTTAGATGATTATACACACCGTCAAcgtaaaagataattatttttactaatataacATTACGTAATTAGATATACGTATACAACTATTTTACCATTTATACAAACAgtgtatatcaaaattatatatatacacagaaatgcaatatttaaaatacttaaTGTAATTATAACAACAACTCATAAGAAGAACTAACATTAATATGAACATATAATTTCGAAAAAGAACCACCAGCAAGGCTAATGCTAATGCAGATGAAGAAATAAATACATTTTGGCTAAAATTATTTAGCTAAAAAAAATTGGCGGTTATAAATTGAGTAGAAATTAAGCACATTGTGTGATAATTTCGAACCAAATCATGCACTGACAACGGCTTTTCGTATTTGGAAATAACATATTAATCTCTTAGCTTGCTCCTTaagtatattaatattttttttggtgactctaagtatgttaatatttttaaaatcaagtaCAAAGATACTTTAATCTTTTTAAGATCAAattcaaagtttaaattttaatacaattaaactaaaatattaatCCCAAACCAACTTTCAAACATTACATTTGATTTGCATTAAAATATTTAGCTAAATTCTATCaaaagatatttaattaaattgtttgaGATAAAGATAtattcaatcaaatttaaaaccACTTATGGTTAAGATAAAGATTGAATCccttattaaagatttttttcttCAGGACTCTATAAAATGCTACATAACCAATTAACCATAGAgtaaaggaaatcatcaagaatccTTAACCAGTTACAATGGAATTCACCTCTTTTTTATGTGAAATCAATTCCATTGAATACCCAACAGTACCACAAGACTTCTATTTTTCTGATTTCTTCTCCATCATGTTCAGTCTCACCAAAGAATTGATCCAAATtgacttttcttcttctacaattACTACTCTCAATGAAGCGTTCTTGGTTCCCTTCGATGTCCTGCGTAACGGAGAAGACACTGCATTCTTACATGAAATATTCTCTTCAATGCCTATATCTCCTCAGATATTAGAccaaattttactttttatggGCAGAACTGCAAGAACAATTCTAAGCCGTGAAGGGTGTGAGTCCAGCATGCCAGAGATTGTTGTGAACCTTTATGTTGTTGTTATCCAAGATTCTGATTTCTATAATGATGATGTCCGTCAAGATGTTCCTGAACTAGTCCGACTTGTGAATCTGTTGGAGAGATCCAAAATTGATGAGCAAGATGATGATGCTGAACAATGCAGTATTTGCTTGGAAGAGTTTGGACATGGTATCCAAGATTCAAGTGTAAAAGTTGTTCGCACAAAGTGCTCGCATGTGTTCCATGAAAGCTGCATGCTCCGTTGGCTGCGGCATTGTGCCGACCATCAATCACCCTATTTTTGCCCATTGTGCCGCTGCATTATATTTCCAACTTCGCAGAGAGATGAATAGGTTCTTTGAAGGAACTcttctttttttagttttaaagtataattttaagagttgttttgttatatatttgagaattattttaagagcaatgctaggggcaaGTAACATTTGTgattgatagccattaactagccatcaatgatgatttgatggtgtgagatttcatccaatggctcacctttctctgctggttatatgctggccaaaatataataaaattgttggcccctagactttttcttattttaatacaTTGTCAGTAGAAGTTTTTTTGGGAGAAGTCTTCCCACCTTGTACTCTTGATACACACCAGCGTCCATTTATATAGGGGAtgtttattttctatgcaaatgagatatttattgttaatgtaaatgagatatttgtttttcaaataaataagatGTTTGTTTTTAATATAGGAAAAGTTTAAGGGGTTCAGCAATTTTATCGCATTTTAGCCAGCATGTAATCAGCAGAAAAAGAtgagtcattggatgaaatttcatatcaatctcacaccatcaaatcattatTGATGGCTAGTTAATGACAGTCAATCACAAATGTTGctggcccctagcattgctcttaaATATAAATGAAATGTTTGTTCTTCATGTTAATAACTTAATACagcattcaaagttggtgaccACGAAAGATGGCAACAGTATAGAGGGCGTTTGGATTAGAAAAAAGTGTAATAAGAATTAAAAGGGAATAGGATAGTTAAAATTTCAATGAtagaattaaaaggatttttTTAAACTTGATTTGgggtggatttttttttttaattctcaataggctaaaaaattaattcattatttACGTTGTTCAAATTTTTTGTTGTCTACCTAACAaaactcttattattattattattatataagttGAA
The genomic region above belongs to Arachis duranensis cultivar V14167 chromosome 3, aradu.V14167.gnm2.J7QH, whole genome shotgun sequence and contains:
- the LOC107481505 gene encoding uncharacterized protein LOC107481505; translated protein: MEFTSFLCEINSIEYPTVPQDFYFSDFFSIMFSLTKELIQIDFSSSTITTLNEAFLVPFDVLRNGEDTAFLHEIFSSMPISPQILDQILLFMGRTARTILSREGCESSMPEIVVNLYVVVIQDSDFYNDDVRQDVPELVRLVNLLERSKIDEQDDDAEQCSICLEEFGHGIQDSSVKVVRTKCSHVFHESCMLRWLRHCADHQSPYFCPLCRCIIFPTSQRDE